GCATGGTCTGCATGACGTCGAGGATCGGGTTAACGATCTTCTGGGCTCGGTTGGAGCGCGACATCAGGATGCCGATGGGAAGGCCGATGGCGATCGACATCACGGTGCAGACGAAGATCATCGAGATCGTCCGCATGGTGTCGTCCCACATGTCGAAGTAGCCGATCAGGAGCAGCGTCACAAGACAGCCGGCAACGATGCGCAGGTTGCGGGTGGCGGCAAAAGCGATGGCAAGGATGATAAGCGTGATGATCGGCCAGGGCGTCTTCAGCATAAAACGCTCAGCATAGATCAGAAACTGCTGCAGCGGATAAAAGAAGCCTTCGATGATATCGCCGTAAGTGCGTGTGAACCCGCGAAAACCTTCGTCGATCGCCTTCTTGAGATTGCGAAGGTTGTCATCGTCCATATGCGGAAATTTGAAAAACCAGTCCATTCTGTTCCCCATCTGCAAAGAGCCGATCTGTTTTTTCTTGTTTCGGCGGTGAATGGTGCGATGCGCCGAAGGCGCATCGCATGATGTCGGTCGGTTCAGATCAGAGCGACCGTTCGATCTTCTCGGCGGCTTCTGGTGTCACCCAGGTCTTCCAGACGTCCTTGTTCTCTTCGAGGAAGTGCTTGGCGCCATCTTCGCCGCTTGCCTGGTTGTCGGTCATCCAGGACATCAGCTGGCCGAGCGTGTGGTTGCTCCAGGAGCGCTTGCCGAGATAGTCCATGACTTCGGGGCCGGCCTTCTCTGAGAAGGGCTTGGCCACCAGCGTTACGATGGTATCGATCGGCCAGGCATTCGGCTTGGGATCGGTGCAATCGGCAACGGTGTTGCAGCGCTTCCATTCGTCCGGATTGGCCTCGACGCCGTATTCGAGTTTGACCATCTCGTATTTGCCGAGCAGCGCCGTCGGCGCCCAGTAGTAGCCGACCCAGCCTTCCTTGCGCTCGTAGGCCTTGGCGATCGAGCCATCGAGCCCGGCCGCGGAGCCGGTATCGACCAGTGTGAAGCCGGCCTTCTCGGCCTCGAAGGCCTTGTAGAACTGTGCGGTGACGACCGTGCCGCCCCAGCCTTGAGGACCGTTATAGATCGCGCCCTTGGACGGATCTTCCGGATCGGGGAACAGTTCGGGATGCTTCAGCGCGTCGCCGATAGTCTTGATATCGGGATGGGCGTCAGCGAGATACTTCGGGATCCACCAGCCCTGGACGCCGCCATCGGGCAGCGGCGAGCCGACCTTGACGATGCGGCCTTCGTCCGTACCCTTCTTGACCACATCCGGAAGAAGGTCGACCCAGGCTTCCGGTGCGATATCCGGCTCGCCCTTCTCGGCCATTGAGGTGATGGTCGGAACCGTGTCGCCCACGGTGATCTCGGCGCTGCAGCCGTAACCTTCGTTCAGTATGATCTTGTCAAGATTGGAGATCACCTCTGCACTCTGCCAGTTCATGCTGGCAATCGTGATACTGCCGCACTCGGCAGCACTCGCAAACGAAACTCCGGAAAATACCCCAAATATAAGCGCACTCGATGCTAGCAACCTCTTCATTGTCGTTCCCTTTTCTTGTGCGGCTTTTCGAGGGACGGGGCGCCGCAAAACCCGCCTTTGACGGAGCTAGGAGGTTTCTCCCATGCTGACCGTTTTCTGGAATGCCGCCGTCAACCCTCGCGATACCGCAGTGTCGAGGCCGGCTTCACGCATTTCTTCGATCGCTGCCGCTGTGGTGCCGCGGTAATCGAGAAAGGTCTGGACCGTATCGGTGGGACAGTCGTCCCGCTGTTCCAGTAGCCTCCCGGCGCCGATGATCAACGTGTTGACGGCGCGCTGGGCCACCTGCCGGTCTAGGCCATGCCTCATGGCATCGAGCATCATTGCTTCGGCGAGCAGGGCGGGAAAGGCGGGGCCGGAGCCGGTGAGGCCTGTGAGATAATCGATATCGGCTTCGGTTCGAACCTCCTCCTGAACGCCGCACGTATCAAAGATCGCGCCAACGAGGTCTTTATCCGCAGCCTCGACGCCGTCTGCCGCAATCCAGGGCGTGTAGGACCGGCGAACTTCAGCGGCGGCATTGGGCAGCGTGCGAACCGCGCGTGTGGTTTGGTGACGGTCACAAAGCGCACTCAGGCGGATGCCCGCCATGAGGGAGATGACAAGCTTGCCTTCGGCATTCACCTTCAGGCCCGTCCAGTCGGCAGGACGAACCGAGAGAATGACAACGTCCGAGCGGTCGGTGAGGGCCTGATTGTCCGTGGTCCAGAAGGAGGCAGGAGAATGGTCAGGACGGCGACTGCGGTAGGACAGCGAGAGATTTTGGGGCTCGACGACGCCAGCATCCAGCATGGCACCGGCAAGGGCACCACCAAGCCAGCCCGCGCCACCGATCACGCCAATCCTCAAGCCAGTCCCTGTACCCACTTTGCCCTCATTCCGGGTTGTATCCATGCCGTGCGAAGAAGCGATCGAGTTCTCTCTGCTGGGGAATCTGGCCGGTATAAATCGCGATGTATTCGGGAATTCGCTTCATGCGCAGCGCGAGATCTTCGCTGGATTGCATGGAGATGTAGCCGATCTGCACCAGATAGGTCGTCCGTGCGCGAACATCTGCAGAGCTTTCGTCATGACCGAACCGCATGAACATGCGGCCGAGTGCTTCCATTCTCGTCTGGTCTGCTGCCTGCACTTCGGCGAGAATGTCAGACGATTGCAGGGCCCAGCTGCGCACTGCAAATTCGAATTGGGAATCGAACAATTGCCGGCTCACCCAGCAGTCGAAGACGTTCAGCATCGCCTCGGCAAGAGACTCCGCATAGGCTTCGGACTGTTTCACGAGGTTGCCGGTGTTCTTTTCCCTCCAGCGCGCGACGAGCGCGCCCAACAATTCCTCGCGATCCTTGAAGAACCAATAGAAGCTGGTGCGGGAGAGATTGAGCCGCTTGGCCAGCGGAAGGATTTTGACCGAATCCACGCCGGAATCGAGCAAGGAATCGTAGGCAGCTTCCAGCCACCCTTCCTGGGAACCACGCCAGCCGCTTTCACTTATCGCCTGTTCCATGATTGCCTCCTAACAAATGGATGGATGCGTGACAAGGGAAATGTACAGATATGTCCATATTCAAGACTGTTGTGTTTTGATCGTTGACACTTATGTACATTTTCTCTTACGCTTCTCACTAAAGCCCTTAAACCGGAGCCGTGGCATGTCGAACGATCCTCTCCTTCAGCCCTACCAGCTAAAGCATCTGACCCTTCGTAACCGTATTATCGTCACGTCGCACGAACCGGCCTATCCCGAAGATGGAATGCCGAAGGGCCGTTACCGCGCCTATACGGTGGAGCGGGCAAAAGGCGGCGTGGCGATGACGATGACGGCGGGTTCTGCTGCCGTTTCGAAGGACAGCCCTCCGGTCTTCAACAACCTGCTCGCCTACAAGGACGAGATCGTGCCGTGGATCCGGGAAATGACGGATGCAGTGCATGAAGAGGGTGCAGCGATCATGATCCAGCTCACCCATCTTGGCCGGCGCACGCGCTGGGACAAGGGCGATTGGCTGCCGGTTCTGGCGCCGTCTCATCATCGCGAGGCGGCGCACCGGGCGTTTCCCAAGAAGATTGAAGACTGGGACATCGAGCGCATCATCAAGGATTTTGCCGATGCGGCCGAGCGCATGAAGGCGGGCGGCATGGATGGCGTCGAGCTCGAAGCCTACGGCCACCTGATCGACCAGTTCACCTCGCCGCTCACCAACGAACTTGATGGCCCCTATGGCGGTTCGCTCGACAATCGCCTGCGCTTCTGTCTTGACGTCTTCAAGGCGATGCGCGAACGGGTTGGCGACGATTTCATCCTGGGTGTTCGTTATACGGCGGATGAATGTCTTCCCGGCGGGACGGACAAGGCCGAGGGTCTGGAACTCTCCCGTCGCCTGAAGGAAAGCGGCCTCATCGATTATCTCAACGTCATCCGCGGTCATATCGACACGGATCCGGGCCTGACCGACGTCATTCCGATCCAGGGCATGGCAAGCGCACCGCATCTGGATTTCGCCGGCGATATCCGCGCCGCCACCAAATTCCCGACCTTCCACGCGGCGAAAATTCAGGATGTCGCCACTGCCCGTCATGCGATCGCCGCCGGCAAGGTCGACATGATCGGCATGACACGCGCCCACATGACCGACCCGCATATCCTCCGCAAGATCATCGAGAAGCGCGAGGACGACATCCGCCCCTGCGTCGGCGCAAACTACTGCCTCGATCGAATCTATCAGGGCG
This DNA window, taken from Pararhizobium capsulatum DSM 1112, encodes the following:
- a CDS encoding NADH:flavin oxidoreductase, which codes for MSNDPLLQPYQLKHLTLRNRIIVTSHEPAYPEDGMPKGRYRAYTVERAKGGVAMTMTAGSAAVSKDSPPVFNNLLAYKDEIVPWIREMTDAVHEEGAAIMIQLTHLGRRTRWDKGDWLPVLAPSHHREAAHRAFPKKIEDWDIERIIKDFADAAERMKAGGMDGVELEAYGHLIDQFTSPLTNELDGPYGGSLDNRLRFCLDVFKAMRERVGDDFILGVRYTADECLPGGTDKAEGLELSRRLKESGLIDYLNVIRGHIDTDPGLTDVIPIQGMASAPHLDFAGDIRAATKFPTFHAAKIQDVATARHAIAAGKVDMIGMTRAHMTDPHILRKIIEKREDDIRPCVGANYCLDRIYQGGLAFCIHNAATGREETMPHQIPKADVRKKVVIVGAGPAGLEAARVSAERGHEVVVFEAQNSAGGQIRLTAQSERRREMIGIIDWRMSQCEKRGVTFHFNTWAEADTIAAEKPDVVIIATGGLPHTDVLTNGNELVVSSWDIISGDVKPGTNVLIFDDAGDHAGLQAAEFIAKAGAKVEIMTPDRSFAPEVMAMNLVPYMRSLQKLDTTFTVTYRLEAAEKSGNQIIAHIGSEYGGVEKQRVVDQIVINHGTIPLDDLYFELKPGSKNLGEVSYDHLISGAPQTVERNAEGTYQLFRIGDAVAARNTHAAIYDALRLAKDI
- a CDS encoding pyrroline-5-carboxylate reductase family protein → MDTTRNEGKVGTGTGLRIGVIGGAGWLGGALAGAMLDAGVVEPQNLSLSYRSRRPDHSPASFWTTDNQALTDRSDVVILSVRPADWTGLKVNAEGKLVISLMAGIRLSALCDRHQTTRAVRTLPNAAAEVRRSYTPWIAADGVEAADKDLVGAIFDTCGVQEEVRTEADIDYLTGLTGSGPAFPALLAEAMMLDAMRHGLDRQVAQRAVNTLIIGAGRLLEQRDDCPTDTVQTFLDYRGTTAAAIEEMREAGLDTAVSRGLTAAFQKTVSMGETS
- a CDS encoding ABC transporter substrate-binding protein is translated as MKRLLASSALIFGVFSGVSFASAAECGSITIASMNWQSAEVISNLDKIILNEGYGCSAEITVGDTVPTITSMAEKGEPDIAPEAWVDLLPDVVKKGTDEGRIVKVGSPLPDGGVQGWWIPKYLADAHPDIKTIGDALKHPELFPDPEDPSKGAIYNGPQGWGGTVVTAQFYKAFEAEKAGFTLVDTGSAAGLDGSIAKAYERKEGWVGYYWAPTALLGKYEMVKLEYGVEANPDEWKRCNTVADCTDPKPNAWPIDTIVTLVAKPFSEKAGPEVMDYLGKRSWSNHTLGQLMSWMTDNQASGEDGAKHFLEENKDVWKTWVTPEAAEKIERSL
- a CDS encoding TetR/AcrR family transcriptional regulator, coding for MEQAISESGWRGSQEGWLEAAYDSLLDSGVDSVKILPLAKRLNLSRTSFYWFFKDREELLGALVARWREKNTGNLVKQSEAYAESLAEAMLNVFDCWVSRQLFDSQFEFAVRSWALQSSDILAEVQAADQTRMEALGRMFMRFGHDESSADVRARTTYLVQIGYISMQSSEDLALRMKRIPEYIAIYTGQIPQQRELDRFFARHGYNPE